In the genome of Streptomyces sp. Q6, the window GCCCCTGGCGGGCTCCGGTGCGGGCCGGCCCGCCGGTGCGGCGGGCGAACGGCGTGGCTGAGCGGCCACCCCGTTCTGGACGTCCATCACGGCGTGCGCCACGAGGCCGCCCATCGGGTCGTGCCTGATCAGGTCCCGCAGCCGGGATCGGGACGAGCGTCCCTCGTTCCCCGGGTACAGGTGCTTGCCGAGTCCGACCGCGTGGGCCAGTGCGGCGAGCGCCGCGGTCCGGGGGTCCGGCGGAACGCCGGTCCGGATCGCGCTGTCCAGCCGGGACCTGATCTCCCGGCTGATCGCTGTCTCCGTCGCCTGGTAGCGAGTCGTCGGCAGCACCCCGCACATCTGTCCCGCCACGGCATGCACCATGCCGCACCGCTCCAGGTGCGAGAGATAGGTCTGGCGAAGGCCAAGGCGCGGCCCGCCAATCCAGTGGACCGCCCGCACAGGAGCGCCGCGCCTTCGCAGCAACTCCAACGCGCAGTCCAGTGTCGGATCTCCGGTCGGCCGTGGTGCCACCACGGCGATACGATCCCCGTCTGGGGCTATCCGTCCGGCCAGCGCCAGCTCTACTAGCTGTGCTCCGGCCAGACCTAGGTCGAGCGACTGCGGCTGCGCTGTGGTACCCGTGGCCGGGTCCAGAGCGAGCAGCAGAAGCTCCTCCGGAAGTGTTCTGCGGCTCCTGCCCATCCATGCCTCCCCGCGTGGATGAATGACAGGGTGACCCCTCTCACATTGGTCTGTCGAGAGTGCGTGGGGGCTTTGGGCGGGAACCGGCAGGTATGTCGTTCTCGTCTACCGGGGGGGTTAAGCCCCCACACAGGACACTGGTACATGGTTCGGACAGGGTCAGACAGGCGCAGACTGTCCGGCACGTCAGTCGTAAGCGGTCGAGGAGGCATCGGTGGCGGGGACCCCCGACAGGTCGGGAGAGCAGAAGGCGTCGGGCGGGACGACCCCGGACGAACGCGATCCGCGGCTCGCGGTGGCGCGCAGTACTCCGTCGGGATCGGGGTCGGCCCCGGCCGGCGTCGATCAGCCGACGGCCGTGTTCTCGGTCCGGGCGACCGGGTCGGACGCGGCGGACGACGCCGCGGCCCCGGAAGAGCCCGGTGACGCCCGTCTGCGGGCCGCTGTGGCCGCGTGGGTGAACGGGCCGGAGGGCGACGCCCAGGACGGCCCTGAGGGCGGTTCTGCCGGGTCCGGCGGTGCGGCTGAGGCTGCCGCCCCGGAGCGGGACGGCGGCGCGGAGCCGGCGGAGCCCGAGGTGGAGGCCACCGTGGACGCCGACGCCGACGCCGAGCCGACGGCGGAGGTGACCGAGCCCGGGCCGACGGCTGACGCCGCTGGGCCCGATCCCGAGCCGGAGCCTGACGCCGAGCCGACGTCCGACGCCGAGCCGGAGGACGCGGCCGAGCCGACGTCCGACGCCGAGCCGACGGCTGACGCCGAGCCCGA includes:
- a CDS encoding GOLPH3/VPS74 family protein; this encodes MGRSRRTLPEELLLLALDPATGTTAQPQSLDLGLAGAQLVELALAGRIAPDGDRIAVVAPRPTGDPTLDCALELLRRRGAPVRAVHWIGGPRLGLRQTYLSHLERCGMVHAVAGQMCGVLPTTRYQATETAISREIRSRLDSAIRTGVPPDPRTAALAALAHAVGLGKHLYPGNEGRSSRSRLRDLIRHDPMGGLVAHAVMDVQNGVAAQPRRSPAAPAGRPAPEPARGVPMQPRHGSMARAVAH